In Spea bombifrons isolate aSpeBom1 chromosome 5, aSpeBom1.2.pri, whole genome shotgun sequence, the sequence GAAATTGGCCCCCCAGCCTTCTTGCCTCCTATAAGAAACACTTATATAGAGcactggagtgacagacctggGAAGTTTCCGCTATGGCAATtaattttcaaaatgaaaaacagtGTTCTTTATGAGCATATTATGCAGTCATTTTGTGTTGTGCTTATTGTTGAGGGATtgcaaaaacagaacaaaaactgTACAATATCACTAGAAGTGTTTTGTGATTACAGGCTAGgttatatttatcattattacatcaatcatttttatactaaaAATATGGTGTGTACTTTTTCAAACATGACATTGTTGTTATAATAGTTTAACATTTTGAATCCCTGGGGGATTTTTTTGTGAGATTCCAAAAAAAGTGGGAGATATGAACCTGAAATGGAGTCCAAAATTTTTTACTGTttctcttaaaacatttatgtaaatattatacTTCTTCAATTTATGTTGACAATTTATCCATACGGAATTATGTTATGCAAGTTATGTAACTTATTACTCATTGATATCATCATTCAAAAATGATACAACTGTTGAGACAGTTGTGCTGGGATCAAGCAATTTTATCATGGgtatattcacatttttttcatgaaaaatgcTATTTTGTAAAGTCATGGCCAACATTGAGTCAATTCCTAAAGAATTTAGGAGACAGGTCATTGTGATATCACTTACAGAGACACCAGCCAGTTcactaattattaatttaacatAATCTTCTGATTTTATGTTGGCATATTTAGGAGATACTTTATCTTGGATTCTTCCTTTCAGACTTTTGATTTCCTCAGATACCACCTTGTAAAGTCGCTTCCTCAGGGCTGGAATACGAGACAGCATTTTATCATACAAAACTTTAAAATCAAACTTCACAATGGCCTGCTGAGAATTGTTTAATTGCAGGCATTTCTCAAGATATTCATGTATCTCCTGTGTGTTGAAAAGTAGTATACCTCTTGCTTGCAGTATATCATGTATTTTGTCCTGGTTGAGTAAAACTCCAAGATTGAGGGCACCCCAGTTGATGGATTGACCGCAAAGACCCATGTTCCTTCTATATTGACAAAACACATCTAGGAATGAGTTGGCAGCAGCATAATTTGCCTGTCCTGCGTTTCCAGTAAATGAAGAAACAgatgaataacacacaaaataatCCAATTGTTTATGAATTGTTGCGTAGTGAAGATTTAGAGCCCCATCAACCTTTGGACCTAACACTTTCTCAAACAGAGATTGGTTCAGACTTTCTAGAATTCCATCATGTAAAACTACAGCACTGTGAAAAATGCCTTTCACTGGAATATCTGGAAAACTTTGCTGAATAGAATCCATGGCCTTTTCCACATCTGAGTAATTGGTTACATTACAACAAACTGATGTTATTTGGGTATTGATCTGTTGATTCTTTATCGTTTCTAGTTCCTGTTGCATTTCAACGGTGGGGATTCTTCTGGACAGAATGACAATATGACCACCCCCATGCCGCGCAATAAACTTTACTGTTTCCAGTCCAAGACCAGTCAAACCTCCCGTGACTATGTAAACAGCGTTACGTTTGAAAAGAGAGGTTTCCTTGATAAATAATGGAATATTAGTGCTAATGCTTTTGTTGAGTTCAATAATTGGCAGTGTTTGTGTTGTGAAATAACTGCACAATGTGTCACCACTAAAGTTTGTGTTCAGCACATcttgaaatatatttgcatCAACAGACTCTAAGACTTTGCATAGGCTTTTggcatttcttttaatatatgctTTCTGAAAGATGGCAACTGGATTAAGTAAATGAATGTGAACATCCTCTCTGCCGTGCTGAACTGGTATCTGAAGACCTTCAGAATTTTTCTGGTCTGATATCACGAATACATCCTTAAGCAAGGGTAGCTGAATAAGGTCTTCTTCTGAAATGTTTCCAGATAAAGGTAGGATAATCATGGCACTGCTTTGCTTGGCATTAATGCCAATGTCTCTAGAGACTGTTGCTTCCCAACCTCTATTCTTCGCTGCATTAGCAAGAATTTTGCTCAAAATTGAGTGTGTTTCTGAAGATTTAATTATCAGAGTCAGATTATTTTTGGGTTGTTGCAACTGATTACACAAAATTTCCCAAGCTAAAATAAATTGGGAAATACATGGCAGATATCTTAAGACTGGGATGTCATTAATTGAATAGCAAACATCTTCAGGAAGACTCACTCTGGATGATGCGGTGGTCGGATAACAGACAGCAACTTGATCACCTACTTTTAGTTTCCCAGTCTGTTTCCCAACTGCAGTCACCGTGCCAGTGAAATCCAAAGCAAGGAGTTTATGTTTTTCCACAGACAATGCGTTCCAGTACAGTGTGTCTCCAAACTGCCAGCTCGAAACACTCACAGGAAAGAAATCTTCTGTATGGAAGCAGATTCGGTCAATCTGGATCTCAACATTCTTGTCCAGAAGCTTTGTAGGCTTGGAATTTTCCAATTCAGCAGAAAGAGTGGTAATTCTGTATGGATTGTCAATGCACAATGCGAAATTGTCAGACATTTTTAGTGGCACTTCATGCTGCCTTTGTTGTTCAATATCTATTTTGGTTCTTGCAATTTCACTGGTGTATATTTGCCCCTCTTTTATCCAGACTTCTGGGTGTTCCTTTGGTTCATAACTCTGAATGACTTGTGCCAATGCTTCTACGTCTTCTGTTTTTGAAGAACCAATGTCAATCAGTTGAAATGTAATATCAGGCATTTCAGCTGCACAACTTCTAGTCATGCCAATCAGAGCAAATCCAGGATTAATGTGATCCACTGTGGTTTCAACTGTTCTGAAGGTGACTGTTCTTATAGAAGCCGCAGAATTTTGTTTCCTCGCTGCAATGATCACCTGGCGATATATCTCACAGCACTTTGCGAAGTATTGTGTGAGATTATTTGGAAAGTCTTCGCCTCTTCTATGGACACCCCACATGAACACAATCTCCTTGTCTCCCCAATTAAGTTCTTTTAATTGTGCATGGTCCAGTTGCCAGTTATTAAACATGACATATGTCAGCCCACTGTGTATGTATTTTGATAGCTGTAGCCCTATCCCAGCAATGTCAGCAAACAGGAGGACGCTTGGTGTCTGTATTGATTTCTTTTCAAGCCCAGAGAAAGGTACCCATTTATTATGGAAGAATATGTTATCAACCTCACTCAAAGTTTGCCTGACAAACGCCATTTTAGCATTCCTTATTTCTGTTAAAACATAGCCATTTTTGTCTGTAAAACATCCACAGATGATATAATAGCTTTCTGTTACTTGGActgtttttacataaataaacatttgtttttgaaagGGTCTGAATACCGTCAGTGTTCCAATCTGagatggaaacagcactcctgATTCTTTTAGGTCACCTCTGGCGATTACACCTGTTTGAAAAAAGCAGTCTAAAATAACTGGATGAATATAATACTCATACATTGTTTCTTGAATCTCTCCGCTTACATTGACCGTAGCAATTACTTCCTTCAATTCTTCCCCATAATGGAGATCAGATAGCTGTTTAAACATTGTCCCATAGTGAAATCCAAACTTCGATATGACTTCATAAATGGTTTTTTGGTCATAGATTGAATTGCATCGTTTCAAGATGTGTTCCAGAGAGATTCTTTTCTCATTAGAATCctccctgattttttttatttgccccgATGCATAAACATGTGAGGAGAAGATTTCAAAATTAGTGTCTTTGTCTTCTTGCTCCAGTTTAATTTTCAGGTTTAGAGATTCCTGGTTAACCACACAAGGTGTTGAGAAATTTATGTTCATGCTGAGGGAATTCAAAGGCACTTTAGGTTTTAACGTGGAAATTGTAGCTGCCAAACCAAGCTCTACGTAGAATGTTCCAGGAACTAGAACGGTTCCGTTGTTCTTGTGCTCGTATACAAATGGCGTGGCTGCTGTAGAAATGGAACATGTGAATTCTGTGAGGTTTTCATTCACCTTGTGGAGAAGTGGGTGAGTGGAGGCAGCTACAGCTTGGTTTCCTTGGCGAATTTTTtcaaaattcatattttgtttaatgcGATCAAACTGATAACAAGGAAGAGGAGCCGGTAAagatttatatgttttgtaaacATTACTCCAGTCAGGATTGTATCCTTCTGTGAAAAGCTTCACCAGGATGGTAAAGATTGTCTCATTGTCTTTTTCTGGATGAAGGGCAGGTAAAATCATAGTTTCTTCTCCTAAAATTTCaagaatgtttctttttaaagctCCTCTAGGTCCAATTTCAATGAAGAGCGGCTTACTTTTACCTTGAACAGAAGCTCTTAAGGCCTGTTCAAAGACAACTGGTTCCCGAATATTTCTGGCCCAGTACTGTCCAGTTGTAAAATCCCCATCAGTTGCTTTCCCTCCGGTTACCGTGGAGATAAGATCAACTCCTGGCTTTGGTGTGTTTAGATTTTGCAGTTTATCTTTTACCTCCTGTAGTATGGGATCCATCATGTAGCTGTGATATGCAGTAGGAACATCTAAttcatacaaaaatatgttCCTTTTACTGTAAGTCTGAGTTAGTTTGTAAAGAAGTTTCTCCATTGACTCTGCATCGCCGGAGACTGTACATGAGGTAGGGCTGTTATAAGCTGCAATATTTATTCTTCCTGCATAGGGCTCAACATCTTTTGCTATTTCAGCCACAGGTATATTGcctaccaccagcattttgccTCCAGTGACTTTAGATTGCAGTGCACTTCTGTaataaatcacttttacagcatcCTTGAGTGAAAGATGCCCTGAACAACATGCAGCGGCAACTTCCCCAACTGAATGTCCAACAACACAGTCTGGTTTGACTCCCCAGTAAGCCAAAAGGGCCACTAAAGAAACCTGGATGGTGAAGAGTAAAGGCTGTGCTATGTCAGGTTTTGAGAAATCATCAGCCTCGTTCTCTAGTAACTGTGTCATGGAAAGAGGTGTATATGCCTGGAGTAACTCATCTATCTCAATGCATTTTTCTCGGAACACAGGTTCTGATCTCAGTAACATCCTACACATCCCTTTATAAAGGACTCCATTCCCACAGAATACAAACACTATTTGAGGGCTCCCTTGCGTTGGGGATGTTTCAGTCTTTGCTGATGCAAGTTTTTGTTGTAAGTCATTTAATGAAGAGACCAGAAATGCTTTcctgtatttgtttttgatgtGACTTCTTCTGCAGGCAGACGTGTAGACCAAGTTTCCCAGAGAAAAAGATTCCACTTTACTTATTTCCTCTATGGTGTTTTTAATGGTGAGTTTTAAAGATTTATGCGAGGCTgctgacaaaagaaaaatgtctatGGGTCTCTTTGATAAATATTGAGAGCTCGTCTGTATATGTTGCCTCACCACAACATGAGCATTAGTTCCTCCAAAACCAAAACTGTTTATACCAGCAGTTCTACCAAAGTTCCCATTATTCTCCCATTTTTCTGAATTTATCGGAActgataaattgtatttttccagCTGTTTAATACCTAGCTCTTTAGAATAATGTAATGATGGTGGAATCACTTCATGGTGCATCATTAGGAGAACTTTAATTAAACCAGCAATGCCGGCTGCAGACTCTGTGTGACCAATGTTTCCTTTAACTGAGCCAATCTTTAAAGGCGGGGATCCACTTTTACGTCTTTTGCCAATTATGTTTCCTATGCTAGTGACTTCCACTGGATCCCCAACAGGTGTTCCAGTGCCATGTGCTTCTAAATACTGAACAGTAGATGGGTCAATAGTTGTGTAGATGCTCTTCAGTAACTCTTCCTGCTGTTTTTGTGATGGTTTGGTGATCGGTGTCACAGATCTTCCATCCTGGTTTATCGCACTGGCACATATTACTCCCCATATTTTGCTATAATCTTCTTTTGCCTATGAAACAAATAAGCATACAAATCTgcttactaaaatattttatttatataatgccaacaAATTAttaagtgtatgatgttagtacgagtgtgtgtttttgttatggGGGGCACAAAAGAAATACTGAACCCAGGCATAACTCTAGGCTTATCCTTGCTTTCCAGTAACTTCAGAGAATtccttttttcaatattttgcaCAGCTCTGTAATTAACTATTCACTCGTAGATCTACTTGCAGAAACAGACTCCACAATGTTTTAGGATAATGTAAGAAATCAGTCAAATACAGAAGATTTTGCTAGGATTTGTACTAAGCATTCATAATTAAACCATGAAaggtttttttacaatattgttTTACCTTTTTCAACTTTTTCAGTAAAACAATGCCACATCCTTCCCCTCTCCCATATCCATTTGCTTTTTGTGAAAATGGTTTGCTAATTCCATCTGGACAGATCATTTTTGCCTTAGTGAGGGCAACAAATATCCGAGGCTCCAAGATACAGCTCACGCCTCCACAAACAGCCATCTCACAGTctcctgtttaaaaaaaaatgatgatacGTTGATAGAAtctaacaattatatatacactgtgttttcttatgtttttattcACATATGATGTGCAAATTATATGTATTGGTCCCTGTGGTGGAGCATTTGGAAAGTGGGGTAGGACAAAGTCCAGTATTCCAGCAGAATAGGTATAGGATGAGGTATAGTACAACAGTAGAACCTTGATGAAGCctacatcaggcacaggtgctggacattaaaaccCCCTGGAGCCTGGCAATCAGAGAGTTATGTGGAGGTGACAAGAAGTTCCCCAGCGCTCACAGGGTAAGGAAAGGCCCtaaagacaatccctgagccaagtgtggCTTTACCTGCCTGGACCAGTCTGTGCTGTCTGGATGAGGGTTTcaagagcctggcttagctgggccTGGCAGGGAGGGAATTTAGTGGGTGTTTAGGCTGTTCAGGCTGGTCCAGCAAAGCATAGCCTGAGAGGCCTCCGAATGTGAGctaggctttattttgtttgagggatatttttgttttgtgtgccagtaaataaaaatgcacagtTTACTGACAACCAGTGTTCCTGTGCATTATTGCTCTAGAGGACAGTGCTTAAGATCCTAGGAAAAGTAACATAAATGACCTTCAGCTAGAGTTTGCtacaataaatatgaaaacGCAGGTCTAGAAATTTGTACACAGGTCTCAATACATCATTAAAACTTAAAACTAACACATAGCATAAATCCAAGAGAGTCTTAATACActttatcacatttttattgatatatgtatatcatttaataattacttatacttttaataattattgataCATTAACAATTGCctaaatttagttttatgttgGAAAAGGATGCCGGTTTTGCAAGAGTTATAACATGAGTGTGGGTACCTTGTTTAATGGCCTGGCAGGCATAATGCAGAGCCACTAGGGATGAAGAGCAGGCCGTGTCTATCGCCAGGGACGGTCCAGTCAGATTGAAGCAGTACGATATCCTGTTGGCTGCTATACTTGATGATGTTCCAGTTCCATTAAAATGATTGATGCCATCTTGATAATTGGTAAATATTGATTCCCAATCTCTGTTCATGAGACCTAAAAAAGTTTTGCATTGGTTCTCATAGTTACCTGATGAATAGATTGACTGCCAATTTCTGTTAACATTGACACtcattaaaaaatggaaaaggctgATAAATATTGGTCTAGTCTATAATTAGTTTTCCTGGAAtccttttattgagtttttcaATAGAAAGAAATCCCTTGTTTCTTAATGTGCACAATGAAGTCCAGGCTTCTTgtacaaaacagaaaacaaaatcagtcaaaatttgcattacattttaaataaaaatgtttttcaaagctgaattattattttttcctactCTTATTACCACATTTAACATAAGCATTGTCTTAATAAGACTATCCCaaaaattatgtatgtgtatatatatatatatatatatatatatttaaacaagcaGTGAGTTTATGATAAATCGGTATCATTTAAATATGAATACCTTTGTAAATAGAGATATCATAGGAAGTTTCAAAGATTTTCATTGAATTCTTTTCTCACCTATGAAGACTCCAGTTTTGGATCCACTGATGCTTTCGGTTGAATATCCTGCATCCTCCAGTGCCCGGTATGTACATTCCAGAAGGAGTTTTTGCTGTGGATCCAGGTTTTCATTCTCAGGATTGGAGATTCCAAACACTTTGTTGTCAAATTCATTAAGACTATAGAGATAACAAAACAAATCATATTAATAGTTGTATAGTTCGTACATTTTAAAGGTATGCGTAACAGATGAAAACATTATCTGTAGAATCCTGGATCTTTGTGGTATAGGAAATGAATGCAGGGGGTCTGGGTGATACTGAATTCATGTCCTCTTTTTGATTGCTTTGTAAGTCCATCAAAAAGCCATGGCAAAGCATGGTGGTGGAAGCATCAtgctgtggggtttttttttcatcggCAGGGACTGGGAAAAAATTAGGACTGCCCCATGGAGAGAGCACGACACTTGAGTGGTATGAATTTATAAAAAGTAGTCAATATAAACCTCAAGTAACTGcatgaagaatatatatataatgtgctgcTCATTTTATAACCCACTTATAATTGTACTCAGATACTTACCCTTTTATAAGGGCTGCCCTGGTGGTGCATATTTTTCCTGGCTTGTTATAATCTGGATCATACCACTTCTTTGTATCAAATCTTTCAGGTGGGATCTCTACTGTGCAGTTTCTTCCCTCCACAATAACTTTCCAGAAATTATCTATTCCTTCACCTGCTCATTAAATACAGAACTTTAGACAGAAGTCTGAAAGATAACACTATATTACAGACCATGGTTAAATATGTAGTCACAACAGTCTTTATCAGTTTGTATTTTTAAgaacaaataattaaatgaataaaaatcatCAACGTTAACAAAAAACTAATATAATAAGTTAGAAGGCTAATCTGGACCATTGTTGACCCCTCTCCCTCTGTCTAAAGCAGGACATTGCTTTCATTGCTGGTAGAAGTTAGGTTTTACTAGAGTGGGGTGTGATCTCTGACCTGACGTCAGACCGATGTAATGTGGGCTAAGTGTAAACAAAGGGCAAACTCCCTACATTATTACAACATTCTATCGTGACAATGTCAGACAGACGTATTTTAACTATAGTAATTCTGTGATCTCACCAAGTAATGGACCTTTAACCAGGACTCGTTGACTGATACTGATTAAAACACTCACCTCCAGGAAAATGGCAGCCTATTCCCACTACAGCTATGTGATCATCATTCTCATCCATTCTGCAGATATGTCCTGTAAGTGTCGATCAACTACATAACTTCCAGCCAGCAACCTATAAATTcatgtagttttaaagtgttaaaaacatttttcattgagTAGGCCATTTCCTTTATATTTGTggaattacaaaaatacaaaaaaatcaacaatatatatttgcatatccattaaacaaacatatagtccttaaccccttaatgacatagGACATAATATTACGTTGCCGCAAAGTGAACCTTTCAGGCCTATGGCATAATATTATGTCTTCCGCTACTTTtatctgcatacctgggaactttcaggGTTTGACCCTGAGTGTGACAGAACTACATTGTTGGGCCAGACACATCCCCTTCCTGAGAGTTGCAGTCTCGTGGACACTTGACCACATTCAGCCTGGGCATTTGGGCCATGGTTCCTCCTGTGGGGGAAGTGTGGGGGATGACCTAAAAATGCAGGTTGAAATGTGCAAAGACTATCTGCTCAAAGATAGGAGGCCCCTTCCATAGTTATTGTTtccctgcaccttaagttagtttattttataattgttcTGTTCAGGGagggcccaagacataatgccgcctggggcgaagtttaaaatgctgcccccccatccTTGGCATTGCGTTAAAACACACCTGAATGTTACAACCAGCAAACTGCTACAACtctggcttttatagaggtggtcacacttgctggtGATCAATTAATAAAGGGCATttaattagcagcacct encodes:
- the LOC128496937 gene encoding uncharacterized protein LOC128496937, producing the protein MDENDDHIAVVGIGCHFPGGEGIDNFWKVIVEGRNCTVEIPPERFDTKKWYDPDYNKPGKICTTRAALIKGLNEFDNKVFGISNPENENLDPQQKLLLECTYRALEDAGYSTESISGSKTGVFIGLMNRDWESIFTNYQDGINHFNGTGTSSSIAANRISYCFNLTGPSLAIDTACSSSLVALHYACQAIKQGDCEMAVCGGVSCILEPRIFVALTKAKMICPDGISKPFSQKANGYGRGEGCGIVLLKKLKKAKEDYSKIWGVICASAINQDGRSVTPITKPSQKQQEELLKSIYTTIDPSTVQYLEAHGTGTPVGDPVEVTSIGNIIGKRRKSGSPPLKIGSVKGNIGHTESAAGIAGLIKVLLMMHHEVIPPSLHYSKELGIKQLEKYNLSVPINSEKWENNGNFGRTAGINSFGFGGTNAHVVVRQHIQTSSQYLSKRPIDIFLLSAASHKSLKLTIKNTIEEISKVESFSLGNLVYTSACRRSHIKNKYRKAFLVSSLNDLQQKLASAKTETSPTQGSPQIVFVFCGNGVLYKGMCRMLLRSEPVFREKCIEIDELLQAYTPLSMTQLLENEADDFSKPDIAQPLLFTIQVSLVALLAYWGVKPDCVVGHSVGEVAAACCSGHLSLKDAVKVIYYRSALQSKVTGGKMLVVGNIPVAEIAKDVEPYAGRINIAAYNSPTSCTVSGDAESMEKLLYKLTQTYSKRNIFLYELDVPTAYHSYMMDPILQEVKDKLQNLNTPKPGVDLISTVTGGKATDGDFTTGQYWARNIREPVVFEQALRASVQGKSKPLFIEIGPRGALKRNILEILGEETMILPALHPEKDNETIFTILVKLFTEGYNPDWSNVYKTYKSLPAPLPCYQFDRIKQNMNFEKIRQGNQAVAASTHPLLHKVNENLTEFTCSISTAATPFVYEHKNNGTVLVPGTFYVELGLAATISTLKPKVPLNSLSMNINFSTPCVVNQESLNLKIKLEQEDKDTNFEIFSSHVYASGQIKKIREDSNEKRISLEHILKRCNSIYDQKTIYEVISKFGFHYGTMFKQLSDLHYGEELKEVIATVNVSGEIQETMYEYYIHPVILDCFFQTGVIARGDLKESGVLFPSQIGTLTVFRPFQKQMFIYVKTVQVTESYYIICGCFTDKNGYVLTEIRNAKMAFVRQTLSEVDNIFFHNKWVPFSGLEKKSIQTPSVLLFADIAGIGLQLSKYIHSGLTYVMFNNWQLDHAQLKELNWGDKEIVFMWGVHRRGEDFPNNLTQYFAKCCEIYRQVIIAARKQNSAASIRTVTFRTVETTVDHINPGFALIGMTRSCAAEMPDITFQLIDIGSSKTEDVEALAQVIQSYEPKEHPEVWIKEGQIYTSEIARTKIDIEQQRQHEVPLKMSDNFALCIDNPYRITTLSAELENSKPTKLLDKNVEIQIDRICFHTEDFFPVSVSSWQFGDTLYWNALSVEKHKLLALDFTGTVTAVGKQTGKLKVGDQVAVCYPTTASSRVSLPEDVCYSINDIPVLRYLPCISQFILAWEILCNQLQQPKNNLTLIIKSSETHSILSKILANAAKNRGWEATVSRDIGINAKQSSAMIILPLSGNISEEDLIQLPLLKDVFVISDQKNSEGLQIPVQHGREDVHIHLLNPVAIFQKAYIKRNAKSLCKVLESVDANIFQDVLNTNFSGDTLCSYFTTQTLPIIELNKSISTNIPLFIKETSLFKRNAVYIVTGGLTGLGLETVKFIARHGGGHIVILSRRIPTVEMQQELETIKNQQINTQITSVCCNVTNYSDVEKAMDSIQQSFPDIPVKGIFHSAVVLHDGILESLNQSLFEKVLGPKVDGALNLHYATIHKQLDYFVCYSSVSSFTGNAGQANYAAANSFLDVFCQYRRNMGLCGQSINWGALNLGVLLNQDKIHDILQARGILLFNTQEIHEYLEKCLQLNNSQQAIVKFDFKVLYDKMLSRIPALRKRLYKVVSEEIKSLKGRIQDKVSPKYANIKSEDYVKLIISELAGVSVSDITMTCLLNSLGIDSMLAMTLQNSIFHEKNVNIPMIKLLDPSTTVSTVVSFLNDDINE